Part of the Paludisphaera borealis genome, AATTCCGCGGTCGCCTTGGAGGCGTCTACCCCCTCGGGCAATGGGATGGCGCGGTAGAAGCTGCCGTAGCTGCACTCGCTGTAGGAGTAGCCCTCACGCTTTTCCTTCTTCTCCTCCTTCCGCTCGCCTCGGATCGTGAGGGTGTCGTCGGTGAGCTCGACCTTGACGTCGTTCTTGGTCAGCCCGGGCAAGTCAGCGCGAACGAGAAGCCGGCCGTCCTGCTCCTTGACGTCGACTTGCGGTGACCAGTCGGCCTCGACGAGTCCGGCCTCGCGCCGTAGCAGCTCGTGCCCGCGGGTGATGAAGGACGGCACGTGCAGGCCGCGCTCGACGCCGAAGTCTTCGAACAGCCTGTCCATCTCCTCGGCGAACCGCCGGATGAAGGCGAACGGGCTGCCCGCTCGCAACGCCAGGGGCGAGTTGCGTCGTGCGAGCTTCTCTCCACTTCGCGCGTCAGCCACGGAGAGGCTCGTCGCGACCTTCGCCTCCCCCTGAGGCACTTCCGCCTTCGCCTTGGGGGGCTCTTTCACTTCCAACATGGCTTGCTCCTCGTTGTTGATTGACCTTGGAAACGATGCTCCCGACGACCGAGTCGAAGGAAGCCCCGGCATCCGCTGCTATGCGGCCAAAAAGAAAGACCCCGACCGTTCGAGGTTTCGCACGGCGGGGCCGCCTTGGCCAGGACTTGATCGCCCGTCGCGAGCGATCAATCACTTCGAGAGTTCGAAACGCAGCTTGGGGGAGAAAGTTCACGAGATTCTTGTGAGCCGGAGATTTTTCCTCGGTCGCCGCCCACGAGGTCGAGGCATACAGGGGTGACGAATAGAGAACTCCGCCGGTGGGATGGCGGTGAGCAGCGGACAGGGCTTCGCGACCACCATCACGGACTGGAAGCGGATCGGCTCGCCGCCCAAGCGGCGAGGGCGACGTCTAGGGGCGTGTAGATTGCACCCATGTGATCGCCGAGCCGACGCAACCGCGGCCGGTGTTGCTCCGTCGCCCTCATCGCTCGCATGATCCTCGCGTAGCGGGAGTCCCCCGCGCGCTTCTCGGCCCGGATGGTGAGGACTGTCACGCCGTTGATCGCCCCGGAGTTCACCTGCGAACCGGGCACCTTGGACATCTGATAGGGTTCTCCGGTGGGGAAGGACTCGTCCGTCGTTCCTCGGCCGTCTAGGACGGTGCCGTCGACCGGGCAAATTTCGTGGTGTAGGATCACCAGTTCGCCCCCAGCGGCGACTCCGGCCAGCGGGACGTCGGAGAGGCCGCCGTCCTGTTTGCGATAGGCCCGCAAGGGCATGCGACGGGCGAGGGCCTCCAGCACGGAGGATGCACGGCCCACGGCGTAGGCTTCGAGGGCTTCGCCTCCCGAGAGCATGAGGACGACGAATGCCCCGGCCAGGTACTCCCCGAGGAGAGCCGAGGCGACGATGGAAATCCCGGCCAAGAGGTCGGAACCGAACTCGCGCCGCAACAACTTGGTCAAGAGGCCGAAGACGAGGCCACCGCCGCCGAACGACCAGGGGGAGGCGGTCGAGGGGAAGTCCTCGGATCTCGGCGGCCGTCTGAACTCCGAAGCGGAGTAGGAGGTGGATCGCGATCGCCGCCGCGGTGAAGATCGCGATGGACACTTGTTTGCGGCCCCGCCGATGGCATCCGGTTCCGACAATAGCCGCCGCATGGTTCAGCCCTCGAGTCCGAGTTCTCTGAGAACTTCGACCGCCCGAGACGTCGCTCGTGCTCGGTCCCCATCGGCGTCGACCTCCCATGTCGCGCGCCTTGTGCCAGGGCCCGGATCCTCCCAGATCGTGGCGGCCTGCATGTAGATGGACTGATCGGCGTCGGAGGCGTCACGCCGGCGGTCTTTGAGCCGAGCGCGGACGACGGCCGGCTCAGCCCGGCAGAGGAGGAAGACCTTCGGCACGCCGCAGCGCGTCGCCAGGTCGAGGAACCGGCGACGATCCGCCTCCCTGCCAAAGCTCGCATCTACTAGGACCCGACTTCCCTCGAAAAGCAGCGTCTCGGCTCGCCGCAAGCACTCGGCGTAGGTCCGCTCGTCCCACTCGCGGCTGTAGATCCCCTTCCGGTACTCAGACGGCGCGGGTTCTTCATCGTCGAGGCCGGCGAGCTCCTTTCGTACCACGTCCGAGCGGATCACGGCGAGGCCCGACCACACGGCCAGGGAGCGGCCCAGCGTAGACTTTCCCGTGCCGGGGAGTCCTCCCACCAGGACGAGCCCGGGCCTCCGGCGCGGAACCTCCAGCACACCGAGGGCCAAGAGCCAGCAGGCTCTGGCCTTGTCGAGCGCTTCCGCCCGATCGGCCGCCGGAACCTCGCCTTCCGCGTGCATCAGTCCCACGACCTTGCCCCGCACGGCGGCGCGGTAGGCGGTGTAGAAGGGGAGCAGCGTCCGCCCCTCCCCGTCGCCCGCAGCCCGGAAGTAGGCCTCGGCGAAGGCACTCCCCAAGTCCCTCCGGCCGTGGCGGGCGAAATCCATGACGAGAAAGGCCATGTCGGCCACCGGATCGGCGTGACGAAACCGCTCGCCGAACTCGATGCAGTCCACGATGACTAGGTCGTCCGGGGGGATTCGTTCGGGGAAGAGATAGATGTGGCCGAGCCGCAGGTCGCCGTGGCTGTCGCGCGGCACGCCCCGAGCGGCTCGTCCCTCGATGGTGGGCCGGAGATGGGCCAGGGCCTCCTCGGTCAACGACCGCAGCCTCTCGAATACAGCCCGGCTGAGCGTCGTGCCCACGTGCGCCTCCGACTGCTCGAAATTCTCCCTCGCGTTCCGGGCGACCACTTCATACCGGCCGGCGGCCGAGATGTGCGGGCCGGCTTCGGCGTGGGCGTGGAAGGCGGCGACCCGGGCCGCCAGGGCCTCCACTTGTTCGAGGCCGACCTCCTCGCGGCGAAGGCGCTCCTGCATCGTGGCCTCCTCGGGCAGACGCGTCATCTTCACCGCCCACTCGATCGCCTCGCCTTGGCCGTCCATCCTCACGGACGAGCCGTCCCGGACCACGGGGACGGCCCCGAGGTAGACCGCGGGCGCGAGGCGGCGGTTCAGGGCGACTTCCCGCTCGCAGAAGTGGCGGCGGCGGGCCAGGGTGCTGTAGTCGAGGAAGCCGAGATCGAGCGGCTTCTTCACCTTGTAAGCAAAGGGTCCCGCGAGGAAGACGACCGAGATGTGGGTTTGTCGGACCTCCACCGCGCCGACCGGATGAGGATAGGCGGCCGGGTCGGAGAGGGCCGCGATAAGGCCTGCAAGTTCCATCGGCCGCACATCCCTTCTCGCTCCCGGCGCCGAATGCGATTCGGATACGAACGGACTACACCTCGGACCTCATTCCGCTCCCCTTTCCTACCGGCGGATCGGGCCGCTCGCCTGCCAGGTCGAGTTCGGCCCGGATGACGAGGGTATCCGGCCCAGGGCGGAAGCGGAAGCCGAGCTTCGAGCAGACGTGCTGCATAACATGTTTCTGCGCCAGGATATCCGCCGCGATGCGGCGCAGGCCCTCGTCTCGGGCGACTCCGATCAATTCTCGCAAGAGTGCCGGGCCGAGACCACGGCCCTGGGACTCGTCGCGGATGATCAGGGCGAACTCGGCCTCGTCCGAGCCGTGCCGCCTGCCCAGTCGCCCTCCCCCCACAATCTGATGCGCCCCGGTCACCGGGTCCCTGTGGTCTGCCACGAGGACGAGGTCGCGGTCGTAATCGATGAAGCAGATGCGCGAAAGCCGCTTGAGCGTAACGCGCCCGCCGAGCTTCAATACCTGAAAATAGCGGCTGTAGCCGCTCTGGTACGACAGGGCCCGATGGAACTCGACCACCAAAGGCTCGTCCTCCGGCCAGATCGGACAGACGACGGCCGACGTGCCGTCGGCCGAGGACCAATGGATCACATAGCGGCTCGGATGCGGGCGGATGGCCGGCCCGGGAGGGCGGTTCCCGGCGGCGTCCGGCCCTTGGTCGACGACCCGGACATCAAGAGCGAGCAGGCCGTTGGGGGAGGCGAGCAGAGGATTGATGTCGATCTCCCGAATCCCGTCCTGTTCGATGTCGAGCCGGCGGAACTTCACTAGGATCCGCTCCAGCCCGGCTAGGTTGACTGGTTTGCGACCCCGGCCCCCCTGCAGGGCGGTGTAGATCCGCGTCCGTTCCATCATCCGCCGCGCGAGCGTCGTATTGAGCGGAGGGAGGCCTAGTGCGCGGTCCTTGAAGACCTCGACGAGCTCGGCCCCCGTGCCAAAGTGGAGGGCCGGGTCGCAGCTGCTTCCGACGATCAGCTCGTAGCCGTCGAGCTTGATCATCGGCTGGACGGTCGCCCCCTGGAAGTTCCTGGCCCTCACGCGCTCGCGCACTGCGGCTTCGATCGACTGGTAGGCCCGGCGTACGGCGTCGGCGAGGCTCAACTGCACTCCGCCGACGTCGGACCTGTGCGTGATGGTCTCGGATCGGAGTGGAGCTTCAGGACGATCGGGTAGCCGAGCCGGCCGGCCCGCTCCTCGGCCTGTGCGACCTCGGTCGCGACGGTCGGAATGCCGTAGATAGCGAGCAAACGCTTCGACTCGACCTCGGTCAGGATCGCCCGGCCCGCGGCCCGCGCCCTAGCGGTCGGGTCCGCCTCGGGGTCGTCCGCGATCGTGGGGGGCTCGTGCAGGACGCGGAGGTCGCAGCTGTCGTGCCAGAGGTAGTCGAAGGCGCGGGCGGCGGTGTCCGGGTAGGGGAATGTCGGGATGCCGGCACCCTGGAGGATGGCCTCGCCGGCGGCGACGCCGGCCCCCCCCATCCAGTTGGCCAGGACCGGCTTCCCCTCGACCCGGGCGTACTCCTTTAGGCGCTCGGCTGTCAGGGTCGGGTCGGTCATCGTCTGGTGGGTGAGGATCACGAGCAGGCCGTCGGTGTCAGGGTCCTTCGTGGCGACCTTCAGCGCCGCGGCGTAGCGGTCGGGGCCGGCGTCTCCGAGCACTTCGATCGGGTTGCCGCGACTCCAATTGGGCGGCAGAACCCGGCCGAGTGCCGCCCTTGTCTCGGAGGAAAGCGGGCTCAGCTCGCCTCCGCAACCGATAACTGAATCGGCGGTCAGGACGTCGGCCCCCCCCGGCGTTGGTCAGGATCGTCAGCCATGGCCCGCGCGGGCGCAGTTGGAGCCCCAGAACCCCAGCCATCGAGAACAGCTCGGCGATGCGGTCGACCCGCAGGACGGTGCAACGGCGGAAGGCGGCATCGAGCACCTCGTCGCTCCCTGTGAGGCCCCAGGTGTGCGCCGCCGCCGCCGCGGCCGCGGCCTGGGTCCGCCCGGCCTTGAGGACGATGATCGGCTTGGCCAGCGCCACCTCGCGCGCCGCCGAAAGGAACGACCGCGCGTCGCCGACCGACTCCATGTAGATAAGAATGCTCTCGGTCCGTGGGTCGTCGCCAAGGTGGTCGATCAGGTCCCCCCAGCCCACGTCGAGCATCGAGCCGACCGAGACGAAGGCGCTGAATCCGACGTTGGCACGTAGGCTCCAGTCGAGCACGGCGGTACACAGCGTCCCGCTCTGGCTGAGGAATCCGATGGAGCCGGGCCGGGCCGTGGCACTGGCGAGCGTGGCGTCCAGACCGTTCCACGGGTTCATCACGCCCAGGCAATTCGGCTCGACGATCCGCATCCGCCCGCGCCGGGCCTGCTCGGCGACCCGACGCTCGAGCGCGGCCCCCTCGAGGCCGCTCTCCTCGAAGCCGGCCGAGAGGATGACCACCCCGCGGCCCACGGACTCGACACACGCGCCGACAAGGTCCGGCACCGTCGGCGCCGGCGTGGCGATGACGGCCAGGTCGACCCACCGGAGGACGGCCCCGATGCTTGGGTGCGACTTGAGCCCCAGGACGCTCGGCCGGTTGAGGTTGACCGGGAACACGGATTCGCCGAGTGGACTGCCGGCGAGGCTCTCGATGACCGTGCGTCCCATATTGCCAGCCCTCTCAGTGACACCGATCAGTGCGACGGTCCGGAGCACGAAAATCGAGTCCAGCCGGGCTGCCCCGCTCTGGGGCACATCTCGCGTGAGATCGGGGGAGCAAAGCGCTCGAGTCATCCATACTGAACCTCTTCGGTATACGACGACGGCCGTCCCGGGGGCGTAGGGCAGCGCACGGCTCGGCGAGGACTCTCACAATCCGGATTGGCCAGCGGATGAGGATCCGCTAGTCCGTTGCCCTGGCCGACCGTTTTCTTCCGGATCGACAGGCGGGTGCCGTTCCAGGGAAATCGTGACTCAAATCCGAAGGCCAGCCGCACGGTCTGGCCGTCCGCGCAGAAGCAGCCGGCCCGAGCACGCCGCGATACGTTCGAGGCGGCACGTTGGATCCCGCCGACCACCTGCCGAGCGGCCGGATCCCAGGTGATCTCCACCGCTGTATTGCGTCACTCCGACCGAGTCCATCGCTCCTTCTCCACCTCTCGGTTCACCAGAAGCGCGATGTGCTGGATGCCTCGTCCATGCCGCACTCGGCAGTGGGCGAAAGCCCCTCGCTCATGGCGAAGTTCATGGCCGGTATCGTGATCGACCAGGCGCGAGGGTGACGTCCGAAGGCGATTCGAGCCAAGGTCAACAAAGACGGTGGATCGCCGGTGTGGCCGATCGCGGTCCCGACACCGGCTGGCTCCAACGGTCGCTCCCGGGTCGTTCCACAAGAGCGAGCCACGCCCGCATCGACGAAGATGGCCAGGTTGGCGGCCGCCAGTGGCTCGGCCTGCTCGGGGGCCAATTGATGCACGATCAGCATGCTCACGGCCGGCAACCTCCATCCCGACACGACCTCGGCCACCCGCGGGCCCACGCCGTCCTCGCCCCGCAGGAGATTGCCGTAGCCGATGATCACAGATTCGGGGGGCTATTCATGAGGTCAGCTCCGCAAAACAGCGTCATAAATGGATCCGTACGGGCCGAGGAGTTGGACGTGCAGCGGCATCATGCCCATCGCATGGGTCGAGCAGCTCAGGCACGGGTCGAGGGCGCGGACGCCCGCCTCCAGCCGGTTCAAAACGCCCTCCGAGATCTGGGGGCGGCAGATGAAGTGCCGGGCTATCTAACCCATCGCCTGGTTCATCGCCAGATTGTTCTGGCCTGTGGCGATGATGAGATTGATATAAGTCATCACCATCGATCATCCACGCGATCATGATGAGACAGTGTTCCGCGGGGTGCCTCGCTGACCCCGACCCCTCAGTCCGATTGATTCCGCTGCGGGAGCGGACATGGTCGGAGAGGATCTCGGGGTCGTCGAGCAGGCGTCCGATCCGCTCGATCGCCGCCAGGCCGAGAACGAGGGAGGGGAAGTCGCCGAAGGTCGAGCGCCGCCCGCGCGAGTTGAGCCGCCTCGGGAATGCCGGTGCGAATGGCGTCTCGACGGGCCGAGGAGAGCGGCTCGCGGCCCCCTCCCGGCACCGACCACGGCGGATGGATCTTCCTGCGGGCCACGTGCTCGATGACCTGCTGGCCGAATTGGCGAAGGAGGATGCCGCTGCGAGTGATTTCGGGCTCGGCCGCGATCAGGCCGAAAATATTGCGCCGGGCCGTATCGCTGTCCAGGCCGAGCAAAAGGTCCGGCCCGCTCAGGTGGAAGACGCTCAGGGCGTGCGACTGAACGATCTGCGCCAGACTCAACATCCTCCGGAGCTTCTCGGCGGCCGGCGGGTTGAGCCACCCCCAGGGTCGCATCGCCGGCCTTGGACGAGGCGAGCTGGTGGCTGATGGGGCAGATCCCGCTGACCCGCGCCATGATCCCCGGCATTTCCCAGAGTGGCCGACCCTCGCAGAACTTCTCGAAACAGCGGAATTCCGTCACGTGGAATCGAGCATTCGTGACCTGCCCCACGTCGAGCTGGACGGTGATCTTGGCGTGGCCTTCGATCCGCATGACTGGGTCGATAGTAATCCTCTGACCCATCGGCTGTCCCCTTTCCTAAGCGTCCTGGGGGGGCGAATCGGACGTCTATCGACCGGGGTTGCGACTTGCATAATCCAATTCAATTCCATGGACATCTATTCGATTCAACTCAACCGAACCTGATCTCGCTCGCCGGCAGGTGGACCGATTTACCTGCCAGGAGCTGTTCTAGCACATCGCGTATCCGGGTCGCGGGCGGCGGGCAGCCCGGTAAACACACGCCCACCGGCACGATCGCATGGACCGGGGTCACGAGGTCGAGCAACCTCGGGATGATCCCTTGATCCTCGGGGACCCGCGGGCCGAGGCCGCCGTTGTCGAGGTAGACGCGGCTCAGGACGGCCCCGGCGTCGCCAAACGGGTTGCGTAAAACGGTCACGTTCCCCGTCACGACGCAGTCGCCGAAAGAAACGAGTGTTCGGGTCTGCTTTCGGACCCGGCGGATCAGATCGAGATGGTCCTCGTTGGCACCCGCCCCCTCGACCAGGGCCCTCGGGGTACACCTTCACGTCGAGGAACGGGAAATAGACGAGATCCGCACGCCCGGCGAGGTCGATGAGGAACTCGTCCATATCGAGGAACGACATGTGGCAGCCGGAGCAGCCGCTGAGCGAGACGGTGGCCAGCCTCATCAGTCTCACGACGCCTTCTCCCGCATACTCACCAGGCCAAGGAGGCGGTCGCGGCCGCGGGCGCCAGCTCCCCCACCGTGTCCCCTTGATGGAACAACGCGCCCGTCGGGCAGGCCATGACGCACTTGCCGCACGAGGTGCAAGTGGATGACTCGCCCCAGGGCCGGTCCGAGTCGATGACGATTCGGGCGAGTGTGTCTCGGCCCGAGAGATGCCAGGCATGCGCCCCCTCGATCTCGGCGCATGCCCGCACCCAGCGCGTGCAGAGGATGCAGCGGTTGTGGTCGATGCCGAAACGCTCGTGGCTGAGGTCCACCTCGCAGACCGGATTGAAGTAATCAAAGCGAACGTGGTCGACGCCCTGCGCCGCGGCCTGGTCCTGAAGCTCGCAATGGCCGTTGGCGCCACAGACCGCGCAGGCTTGGTTCCGTGCGGTCAGCATCATCTCGATGACAATCCGCCGATAGCCACGAAGCCGATCGGACTCGGTCCGAACCTGCATCCCCTCGGCGGCCTCCATCATGCAGGCCGGGGGGACCGGCCCGCCGTCGTCCCCGAGTTCGACCACGCAGAGCCGGCAAGTGCCGACATCGGCGACCCCGTCCAGGTGACAGAGCGTCGGCGCCGCGATCCCGGCTCACGGGCCGCTTCCAGGACTGTCGCGTCCTCAGGGACGCGGACAGCTTTGCCGTCGATGGTGAGGGTCTTCGACGCCGTGTCGTAAATTCTCCTTGTGGGGATCTCGGTGGAACGGAACTCTGCCTCGGAGCAATCGGGAAGCCTTCTTTACGGCGAGGTGGCGACGTGAACCGCGCCACCTGCGACGCGATACGGGACGGCGTGGTGTAGCGCCTGCACGAAGAATCCCTGCCACGGTTTCGAGCACCGGCGGGGATTCTTGAGGTACTCGGACAACGCCCTCGGTCTCGCCCGAGTTGCGGTCATCATAGCGTACGGCGCCGAGTGGCGATCGCTTAAGGCGCATGCGGCCTCCTCCGCCCGTAGAAGGCCCTCTTGGCGAGTTCCGTCGCGGCAACGTAGGAGGCGACAATCGCCCCCATTGCGAGCAGGAATCCAACCGGCAGCGCCTGGAATCCCAGTGCCCGCCCCGGCGAGGTGTAGGGAAGAGCCAGAGTCACGAGGCCGACCACGGCCGTGCTTGCGAGGAGTGTCCGGCCGGGCCGGCTTGCAAAGAACGGCCGCCGCGTGCGGATCACGAGTACGATCAACGAAGCCGAGATCACCGACTCCACGAACCATCCCGTCCGGAATTCCCCAGGCGCGGCGCGGAGGGCGAGAAGCAGAACGCCGAATGTGGCGAAATCGAAGAGCGAACTCAAGGC contains:
- a CDS encoding Hsp20/alpha crystallin family protein; translated protein: MLEVKEPPKAKAEVPQGEAKVATSLSVADARSGEKLARRNSPLALRAGSPFAFIRRFAEEMDRLFEDFGVERGLHVPSFITRGHELLRREAGLVEADWSPQVDVKEQDGRLLVRADLPGLTKNDVKVELTDDTLTIRGERKEEKKEKREGYSYSECSYGSFYRAIPLPEGVDASKATAEFRNGVLEIALPSTRRPEPQARRLEIQEKK
- a CDS encoding AAA family ATPase; this encodes MELAGLIAALSDPAAYPHPVGAVEVRQTHISVVFLAGPFAYKVKKPLDLGFLDYSTLARRRHFCEREVALNRRLAPAVYLGAVPVVRDGSSVRMDGQGEAIEWAVKMTRLPEEATMQERLRREEVGLEQVEALAARVAAFHAHAEAGPHISAAGRYEVVARNARENFEQSEAHVGTTLSRAVFERLRSLTEEALAHLRPTIEGRAARGVPRDSHGDLRLGHIYLFPERIPPDDLVIVDCIEFGERFRHADPVADMAFLVMDFARHGRRDLGSAFAEAYFRAAGDGEGRTLLPFYTAYRAAVRGKVVGLMHAEGEVPAADRAEALDKARACWLLALGVLEVPRRRPGLVLVGGLPGTGKSTLGRSLAVWSGLAVIRSDVVRKELAGLDDEEPAPSEYRKGIYSREWDERTYAECLRRAETLLFEGSRVLVDASFGREADRRRFLDLATRCGVPKVFLLCRAEPAVVRARLKDRRRDASDADQSIYMQAATIWEDPGPGTRRATWEVDADGDRARATSRAVEVLRELGLEG
- a CDS encoding hydrogenase maturation protease → MIIGYGNLLRGEDGVGPRVAEVVSGWRLPAVSMLIVHQLAPEQAEPLAAANLAIFVDAGVARSCGTTRERPLEPAGVGTAIGHTGDPPSLLTLARIAFGRHPRAWSITIPAMNFAMSEGLSPTAECGMDEASSTSRFW
- a CDS encoding 4Fe-4S binding protein; this encodes MMLTARNQACAVCGANGHCELQDQAAAQGVDHVRFDYFNPVCEVDLSHERFGIDHNRCILCTRWVRACAEIEGAHAWHLSGRDTLARIVIDSDRPWGESSTCTSCGKCVMACPTGALFHQGDTVGELAPAAATASLAW